A single Ignavibacteriales bacterium DNA region contains:
- a CDS encoding SAM-dependent DNA methyltransferase, with amino-acid sequence MALNTQSLQPIINFLWTVADDVLVNTYQKGKYKDVILPMIVIRRLDLLLEPTKDRVLKTFSEYKKKLNNLDSLLTSSKHGSGLAFYNTSPFTLKKLMQDPKNLRSNFENYLNGFSDNVQDIIKQFKFRNEIETLDEAQILFALIEKFCSPKVELHPDKLPPLAMGYVYEDLVRRFNEENNEEAGEHFTPREIIDLMTHLVFIPVKDKIKQGTYLVYDPCVGSGGMLTIAKKFILNPEGPVQSNATVHLYGQESTPFIYATCKSDMLIKGEDPNKIAFGSTLSAYGFPPELKFDFMLTNPPYGKTWAADKKALGVGEKGKILDKRFILNNGYKSEAVTSRVNDGQLMFVLHMLSKMKNTELGSRIASIHNGSALFTGDAGQGESEIRKHIISNDLLEAIIALPNDMFYNTGIPTYIFLMTNRKAEHRRGKVQLINATSEKFYTKMRKPLGKKRVEFSESHIPVIEKMYLEFEENEYSKIFDNDDFGYTQIIVNRPERDENGNILYAAKGKPKADIKLKDTENIPLKENIQEFFEREVLPFTPDAWWDEKESKIGYEINFAKYFYKHQPPRPLTEIAKDILAIEQETEGLLKEIIA; translated from the coding sequence ATGGCACTAAATACTCAATCACTTCAGCCAATAATCAACTTTTTGTGGACTGTGGCAGATGATGTTCTGGTAAATACTTATCAAAAGGGTAAATACAAAGATGTTATCCTGCCAATGATTGTCATCCGGCGGCTGGATTTACTTCTGGAGCCCACCAAAGACCGGGTTCTTAAAACATTCTCCGAGTATAAGAAGAAACTGAATAATCTGGACTCCCTGCTCACCAGCAGCAAACATGGTTCCGGACTGGCTTTTTATAACACCTCACCATTCACACTTAAAAAGCTGATGCAGGACCCCAAAAATCTGCGGTCTAATTTTGAAAACTATCTCAACGGATTTTCTGATAATGTTCAGGATATTATAAAGCAGTTCAAATTCCGTAATGAAATTGAAACCCTGGATGAAGCTCAGATATTGTTTGCCCTGATTGAAAAATTCTGCTCTCCGAAAGTTGAACTGCACCCTGATAAACTGCCTCCTTTGGCGATGGGGTATGTGTATGAAGATTTAGTCCGCCGCTTTAATGAAGAAAATAATGAAGAGGCAGGGGAACACTTCACGCCAAGGGAAATTATTGACTTAATGACCCATCTTGTTTTCATTCCCGTAAAAGATAAAATTAAACAGGGAACCTATCTTGTTTATGACCCCTGTGTCGGCTCAGGCGGTATGCTCACCATTGCAAAAAAATTTATCCTGAATCCTGAAGGCCCTGTGCAAAGTAATGCAACCGTTCACTTATACGGGCAGGAAAGCACGCCCTTTATATACGCAACCTGCAAAAGTGATATGCTCATTAAAGGTGAAGACCCGAACAAGATTGCGTTCGGCAGCACCCTGAGCGCTTACGGATTTCCTCCAGAGCTAAAATTTGACTTTATGCTAACCAACCCTCCATATGGTAAGACGTGGGCAGCAGACAAAAAAGCCCTTGGGGTAGGAGAAAAAGGAAAGATCCTTGACAAGCGGTTCATACTTAATAACGGATATAAGAGCGAAGCAGTAACAAGCCGTGTAAACGATGGTCAGCTGATGTTTGTTCTGCACATGCTCAGCAAAATGAAAAACACAGAACTTGGCAGCCGTATTGCTTCCATTCATAATGGTTCAGCGCTTTTTACCGGTGATGCCGGCCAGGGTGAGAGCGAAATAAGAAAGCATATTATTTCAAATGACCTGCTTGAAGCCATTATTGCTCTCCCAAATGATATGTTTTATAATACCGGAATTCCAACCTATATTTTTCTGATGACCAACCGTAAAGCAGAGCACAGGAGAGGAAAAGTCCAGTTAATAAACGCTACATCAGAAAAGTTTTATACCAAGATGCGCAAGCCGCTTGGTAAAAAAAGAGTTGAATTTTCTGAAAGCCATATTCCCGTTATTGAAAAAATGTATCTGGAGTTTGAAGAAAATGAATACAGCAAAATATTTGACAATGATGACTTTGGCTATACGCAGATAATTGTGAACAGACCAGAGCGGGATGAAAACGGAAATATTCTCTATGCCGCCAAAGGAAAACCCAAAGCAGATATCAAACTGAAAGACACAGAGAATATTCCTCTGAAAGAAAATATACAGGAGTTTTTTGAGCGTGAAGTGCTCCCTTTTACCCCCGATGCCTGGTGGGATGAAAAGGAAAGTAAAATCGGTTACGAAATTAATTTCGCAAAATATTTTTATAAACACCAGCCGCCGCGGCCATTGACTGAAATAGCAAAAGATATTTTAGCCATTGAGCAGGAAACTGAGGGGCTGCTCAAAGAAATTATTGCGTGA
- a CDS encoding putative DNA binding domain-containing protein, protein MESVRELLDKLNLSDECSNTEAKRGTQIDRSIMETVCAFSNEPGLGGGTLLLGVDQNELPASPAYRVFGVENPDKLQLDFSTKCASMFNHTVRPEIATEIINGRVVLMIYIPELPQSRKPLYFKSEGLPRGAFRRIGSSDQRCTDDDLFVFYNKEDSLDGSIIKDTGLEDISEEAVNLYRGLRTKANPYAEELQYNDTDLLKSLGCIKMEQDSWRLTYAGLLIFGKRQSLRRLLPMVRVDYIRVPGNEWISDPENRFTTIDMRGPLIELVQRTFSAIADDLPKGFLLPEGKIQADSIGLPSRVLREALVNAFIHRTYRENQPIQVIRYGNRLEIKNPGFSLKPEEQLGEPGSRNRNPFIAAIFHDTNLAETKGSGIRTMRNLMEQAALMPPTFESDHSNNLFTARLLLHHFLNEDDVKWLAKINHYNLGDNQKRALIFVKEVGAIDNAAYRQLNGMDTLHASADLRGLRDKDILLQKGKGRNTYYTPSRVFPFWTDTPADAETAPVQDPNAPVEDLSAPVEDLSAPVNTSLVHQLPPALKSAVEKLPLRIADPAVLEAVVLELCAWRTLKSSELSGILGRSEKYLLRNFLTPLRESGKLAYGFPEMPNHPQQAYKTVINE, encoded by the coding sequence ATGGAATCAGTCCGAGAACTTTTGGACAAACTAAATCTTAGCGATGAATGTTCAAATACGGAAGCTAAAAGAGGAACACAGATTGACCGTTCAATTATGGAAACGGTCTGTGCATTTTCCAATGAACCGGGGTTAGGAGGAGGCACCCTTCTGCTTGGTGTTGATCAGAATGAACTTCCTGCATCTCCCGCTTACCGGGTCTTTGGTGTTGAAAATCCCGACAAACTCCAGCTTGACTTCAGCACAAAATGTGCATCTATGTTCAATCACACCGTGCGGCCAGAAATAGCAACAGAAATAATTAATGGCAGGGTTGTGCTGATGATATATATACCCGAGCTTCCGCAGTCCCGGAAACCTCTTTATTTCAAATCGGAAGGATTACCAAGAGGTGCATTCAGGCGGATTGGCTCAAGTGATCAGCGCTGCACTGATGATGATTTATTTGTTTTTTACAATAAAGAAGATTCTCTTGACGGAAGTATTATTAAAGATACTGGTTTAGAGGACATCAGCGAAGAAGCCGTTAATCTTTACCGCGGTCTGAGAACCAAAGCAAATCCTTATGCAGAAGAACTTCAGTATAATGACACTGATCTTCTTAAGTCACTTGGCTGTATAAAAATGGAACAAGACTCCTGGCGGCTTACCTATGCCGGATTGTTGATTTTTGGAAAACGCCAGTCACTCCGGCGACTGCTTCCGATGGTGAGGGTTGATTATATACGGGTGCCGGGTAATGAGTGGATTTCTGATCCTGAAAACAGATTCACTACCATTGATATGCGCGGCCCGCTTATTGAACTGGTACAAAGAACGTTCAGCGCGATTGCCGATGACCTGCCAAAGGGGTTTCTGCTGCCTGAGGGTAAAATTCAGGCCGATAGTATCGGTTTACCTTCCCGCGTACTTCGTGAAGCCCTCGTTAACGCATTTATTCACAGAACATATCGCGAAAATCAGCCCATTCAGGTTATACGGTATGGAAACCGTCTGGAAATAAAGAACCCTGGTTTTTCACTTAAACCTGAGGAACAGCTTGGTGAACCGGGCTCACGAAACCGGAATCCTTTTATTGCCGCCATTTTTCATGACACAAATCTTGCTGAGACCAAGGGCAGCGGCATCAGAACAATGCGGAACCTGATGGAGCAGGCAGCTCTTATGCCGCCAACTTTTGAAAGCGACCATAGCAACAATCTGTTTACTGCCCGGCTGCTATTGCACCACTTCCTGAATGAAGATGATGTAAAATGGCTGGCAAAGATTAATCATTATAATCTTGGAGATAACCAAAAAAGAGCATTAATTTTTGTAAAAGAGGTCGGGGCCATTGATAATGCCGCTTACCGACAGCTCAACGGAATGGATACTCTGCACGCGAGTGCTGATTTGAGGGGGCTAAGAGACAAAGACATTCTTCTTCAGAAAGGAAAAGGACGCAACACCTACTATACCCCAAGTCGGGTTTTCCCATTTTGGACGGATACCCCGGCTGATGCTGAAACTGCACCGGTTCAGGACCCTAATGCACCAGTGGAAGACCTTAGTGCACCAGTTGAAGACCTTAGTGCACCAGTTAACACGAGCTTAGTGCACCAGCTTCCCCCTGCCCTTAAGTCAGCGGTGGAAAAGTTACCTTTGCGAATTGCAGATCCGGCAGTGCTGGAAGCCGTAGTTCTGGAATTATGTGCTTGGAGGACATTGAAATCCTCAGAATTAAGCGGGATATTGGGAAGAAGTGAAAAATATTTGTTAAGAAATTTCCTCACCCCTCTGCGGGAGTCCGGCAAACTTGCGTATGGTTTTCCGGAAATGCCCAACCACCCGCAGCAGGCATATAAAACGGTAATTAATGAATAA
- a CDS encoding restriction endonuclease subunit S, with translation MNKMTTAEETNKTAWLGEFPPHWQVLRIKNLFREIDNRSESGAEELLSVSHYTGVTLKRESLENEDDHLTNAESLEGYKLVEPGDLVVNIMLAWNGSMGISPYKGITSPAYCVYRIREGNNPEYFGYLFTTALFKAEFRRNSTGIIDSRLRLYSDKFFSIFTVVPPKEEQDKIVEFIKAKEEKINLFIEKKKRLIELLKEQRQRVIDELLKINAETIRLKFCVTKVGSGITPRGGAEVYQDEGVIFLRSQNIHNEGLRLESVSFISEEINADMENSQVRFNDVLINLTGASIGRCQIYNFDAPANVNQHVCIIRPIPDVINSEFLMLQIQSDRIQTLINTVEGASREGLTIDEIKNFVLFIPPIDEQKIIISLIKNETTSIDITIAKAEREIELVREYKEAMIVEAVMGKGKEIKWT, from the coding sequence ATGAATAAAATGACAACCGCCGAAGAAACCAATAAAACCGCATGGCTGGGTGAGTTCCCTCCTCACTGGCAGGTGCTCCGTATTAAAAACCTGTTCCGGGAAATTGATAACCGGAGCGAATCAGGCGCAGAAGAACTGCTCTCCGTTTCCCATTACACCGGAGTTACCTTAAAGCGTGAAAGTCTTGAAAACGAAGACGACCATTTAACCAATGCAGAAAGTCTTGAGGGTTATAAACTGGTTGAGCCAGGGGACCTTGTTGTGAACATTATGCTTGCATGGAACGGCAGTATGGGTATATCACCATACAAAGGCATCACTAGTCCGGCATATTGTGTTTACCGTATAAGGGAGGGCAACAACCCTGAATATTTTGGTTACTTGTTTACAACAGCTTTATTTAAAGCTGAATTTCGCAGAAACAGCACAGGCATTATTGACAGCCGGCTTCGTTTATACTCTGATAAATTCTTCAGTATTTTTACTGTTGTGCCCCCAAAAGAAGAACAGGACAAAATAGTTGAATTCATTAAAGCTAAAGAAGAAAAGATAAACCTGTTCATCGAAAAGAAGAAGCGGTTAATTGAGCTGCTGAAGGAGCAGAGGCAGCGAGTTATTGATGAATTATTGAAAATTAACGCAGAGACAATAAGATTAAAATTTTGTGTCACAAAAGTAGGTAGTGGAATCACTCCAAGAGGAGGTGCAGAGGTTTATCAGGATGAGGGTGTGATTTTCCTTCGAAGTCAAAACATACATAATGAAGGACTTCGATTAGAGAGCGTTTCTTTCATATCTGAAGAAATAAACGCTGACATGGAAAACTCGCAAGTAAGATTCAATGATGTTTTAATAAATCTTACAGGAGCTTCAATAGGAAGATGCCAAATTTATAACTTTGATGCACCGGCAAATGTCAACCAACATGTTTGCATTATTCGGCCGATCCCGGATGTTATTAATTCTGAATTTTTAATGCTTCAAATTCAATCCGATAGGATTCAGACCTTAATAAACACCGTTGAAGGGGCGTCAAGAGAGGGATTAACTATTGATGAGATAAAGAACTTTGTTCTATTTATACCCCCAATAGACGAACAAAAAATAATAATATCACTAATAAAAAACGAAACCACCTCCATTGATATTACCATAGCAAAAGCCGAACGGGAAATAGAACTTGTTCGGGAGTACAAAGAAGCAATGATAGTAGAAGCGGTGATGGGGAAAGGGAAAGAAATAAAATGGACATAA